A part of Marinobacter psychrophilus genomic DNA contains:
- a CDS encoding bifunctional diguanylate cyclase/phosphodiesterase, whose translation MTTFFRRLNLLRQRSLLSLRLLAWVLIFSLAFTFISSAIQLYSDYRKELTQITARMQAVESSDSSGLARSLWALDQKLLQIQLEGILSLPDIVHLRLAIEPSSELVIGEIPRDVATIVHSFELVHVEGDEFKLGRLTITADLARVNQDMKRRVGIILATQFLQTLFISILIIWIFRFFVTRHLTTMADYAREFSIHNLKRPLTLNRPDTPGRRQDELGQVTDAINQMRERLNQDIARQEQDALEIQKFSQAIEQSPSSVIICDRQWHIEFVNQKFSQLTGHSPLSIIGKHPGSLGSDNSDNREAEKLWKSIRLQVQRVGVWQGEVTSARRNGERFWEQLIVTPIKDAKADTTGFLILGEDISIRKRYERQLLRQANYDILTGLPNRMLALDRLKLALAQARRESTEVGVMFLDLDNFKHVNDTLGHDAGDTLLIEAARRISSCLRGSSTVARLGGDEFLVILPGLQSAEVSSQVAERILKTFSMPYQLNSHEVYVTTSIGIAAFPADSDNSGELMQHADAAMYQAKRKGKSDYVHFSPEMSEISHERLQLESRLRRALQQEEFELFYQPIVNTSNGNLLAAEALLRWNNPEIGQVMPDRFIPLAEETGLITAIGEWVIQQACQNAVTWKNQLGRDIGISVNVSPRQFRAAGFVTSVMNALSTSGLAAEFLELEITERLILDNSIETAQILQELDEHGVRLSVDDFGTGYSALSFLKRFPFDTLKIDKSFVQDVLKDPDDAVLVSAIINMAHSMGLRLIAEGVEEEEQVQFLQEAGCDCAQGYFYSRPLPAIEFSQWLDSYTSH comes from the coding sequence TCGCTGCTGTCTTTGCGTTTACTGGCCTGGGTCTTGATATTCAGCCTGGCATTTACATTCATCTCTTCTGCCATTCAACTTTACTCAGACTACCGCAAAGAGCTTACGCAAATCACAGCACGCATGCAGGCCGTTGAATCCAGCGACAGCTCAGGGCTGGCACGAAGCCTGTGGGCACTGGACCAGAAGCTTTTGCAAATTCAGCTGGAAGGCATTCTCAGCCTCCCGGACATTGTCCACTTACGGCTTGCGATTGAGCCCAGTTCTGAATTAGTGATTGGTGAAATCCCCCGCGACGTCGCCACCATTGTTCACAGCTTTGAGCTAGTTCATGTTGAGGGCGACGAGTTCAAGCTAGGGCGACTTACCATTACCGCTGACCTTGCGCGAGTAAATCAAGACATGAAAAGGCGTGTGGGCATTATTCTCGCCACTCAATTTTTACAAACGCTGTTTATTTCCATTCTTATTATCTGGATTTTCCGGTTTTTTGTTACCCGACATCTGACCACTATGGCGGATTACGCCAGGGAATTTTCAATTCATAATCTGAAACGCCCGCTAACGCTGAATCGACCTGATACGCCCGGCCGACGTCAAGACGAATTAGGCCAGGTAACTGACGCGATTAACCAAATGCGCGAGCGCCTGAATCAGGACATCGCCCGCCAAGAGCAAGATGCTCTGGAAATCCAGAAATTTTCTCAGGCCATTGAGCAAAGCCCGTCATCCGTCATCATTTGCGACCGTCAATGGCACATTGAATTTGTTAATCAAAAATTCAGCCAACTAACAGGTCACAGTCCCCTCTCCATCATCGGCAAACACCCGGGGTCACTGGGCAGCGATAACTCGGATAATCGGGAGGCCGAAAAACTGTGGAAGTCCATTCGCCTGCAGGTGCAGCGAGTGGGCGTCTGGCAGGGCGAAGTGACCAGCGCCCGGCGCAACGGCGAGCGCTTCTGGGAGCAGCTAATCGTAACGCCCATCAAGGATGCAAAAGCAGATACCACCGGATTTCTCATTCTGGGTGAAGACATCAGTATTCGGAAACGCTATGAGCGCCAACTGCTGCGCCAGGCCAATTACGATATCCTGACCGGACTGCCAAATCGCATGCTCGCACTCGATCGCCTAAAGCTCGCGCTGGCGCAAGCCCGGCGCGAAAGCACCGAAGTTGGAGTGATGTTTCTTGACCTCGACAACTTCAAGCATGTTAACGATACCCTCGGCCACGATGCCGGTGACACCCTGCTGATCGAAGCCGCCAGGCGCATTTCTAGCTGCCTGCGGGGCAGCAGCACAGTCGCTCGCCTGGGCGGCGATGAATTTTTGGTGATTCTGCCGGGGCTGCAAAGCGCCGAGGTGTCGTCTCAAGTAGCCGAACGCATACTCAAAACTTTCTCAATGCCCTATCAGTTAAACAGTCACGAGGTATACGTCACCACCAGCATCGGTATTGCGGCGTTCCCAGCAGATTCTGACAACAGCGGCGAGCTGATGCAGCACGCCGATGCGGCTATGTACCAAGCCAAACGAAAAGGCAAAAGCGACTACGTGCACTTTTCGCCAGAGATGAGCGAAATATCCCACGAACGCCTTCAGCTTGAATCCCGCCTAAGGCGCGCACTGCAACAAGAAGAATTCGAGTTATTTTACCAACCCATTGTAAACACCTCTAACGGCAACCTGCTGGCAGCAGAGGCCTTACTGCGCTGGAACAATCCGGAAATTGGCCAGGTCATGCCTGACCGCTTCATTCCGTTGGCCGAAGAGACCGGGCTTATAACGGCTATTGGTGAATGGGTCATTCAGCAGGCCTGCCAAAATGCTGTGACTTGGAAAAACCAACTGGGTCGCGATATTGGAATTTCGGTGAACGTTTCACCTCGACAGTTCCGCGCCGCAGGCTTTGTTACCTCTGTGATGAACGCATTGTCTACCAGCGGCCTGGCGGCCGAGTTTCTGGAACTGGAAATTACCGAGCGCCTCATTCTGGACAACTCGATTGAAACCGCCCAGATTTTACAAGAGCTCGACGAGCACGGCGTACGCCTGTCTGTAGACGACTTTGGCACCGGCTATTCCGCCCTCAGTTTCTTGAAAAGATTCCCGTTTGACACACTCAAAATTGATAAATCGTTTGTACAAGACGTTCTGAAAGACCCGGATGACGCAGTTCTTGTCAGTGCAATCATCAATATGGCACACAGCATGGGGCTCAGACTGATTGCAGAAGGCGTTGAAGAGGAAGAACAGGTCCAATTTCTGCAAGAGGCAGGTTGCGATTGCGCCCAAGGCTACTTTTACAGTCGACCACTACCCGCTATTGAATTCAGTCAGTGGTTGGATTCGTACACAAGCCATTAA